From the genome of uncultured Pseudodesulfovibrio sp., one region includes:
- a CDS encoding ATP-dependent RecD-like DNA helicase, which produces MSDENLSQLNDVEVVSTVYHNKENGYAIVRVRAKDEPGQITIVGTLGELAGGASLNLRGRWIVHPKFGRQFEVATFEQARPATENGVIRFLQSSIKGVGEKTATLIVEEFGIGVLDILDEDPEQLLKIKGISKNKLKDIIESWGRQREIKNLLVFLQSHQVPTTFAGKIFHLYGAQAETKLRENPYDLAYEIRGVGFKTADHMAMKLGFAPDCAQRLEAAIAYTMLTSCERNGHLFIPKPKLLEDVARMLDTTDFDKLELALFGLEEKKRIRIENLSEQGISEAVYLMYFFHFENETTQRLYQLISHPTPISRKKIDKTLPKVEDKLGFNLSDEQREAVFEACSNKVFIITGGPGTGKTTITKAILLTLKELGLKIKQAAPTGRAAKRMAEATGHSAKTVHRMLQFQPEGGFHYCEDQKLKADVLVVDEASMVDAQLFVSILRALPHTCRLILVGDVNQLPSVGPGNVLGDLIDSKRVPCAVLTHIFRQAQESFIVVNAHRINEGKFPRQHPCQPPEADFYWIPQEDPAKVQRLILDSVCERIPERYGLDPLRDIQVLTPMHKGDVGTQALNTALQARLNPKGPGVRELKRKFATFREGDRVIQLKNNYDKEVFNGDLGWIVEVDTDSHELMAEFDGNQVHFETSDLDELGLAYAVSVHKSQGSEYPAVVMPIVTQHFLLLQRNLLYTGLTRARELAVLIGSDRAFRIGLNNATSGNRNTHLAYRLRSIFDENRLY; this is translated from the coding sequence ATGAGCGACGAAAATCTCAGCCAACTGAACGACGTCGAAGTCGTCAGCACCGTTTACCACAACAAGGAGAACGGCTACGCCATCGTGCGGGTTCGGGCCAAGGACGAACCGGGCCAGATCACCATCGTGGGTACGTTGGGGGAACTGGCCGGGGGCGCGTCCCTGAACCTTCGTGGCCGTTGGATCGTGCACCCCAAGTTCGGGCGCCAGTTCGAGGTGGCTACCTTCGAGCAGGCCAGACCCGCCACAGAGAACGGGGTCATCCGCTTTCTGCAGTCTTCCATCAAGGGAGTGGGGGAGAAGACTGCCACTCTCATCGTGGAAGAGTTCGGCATAGGCGTTCTGGATATTTTGGATGAAGATCCAGAGCAGCTTCTCAAGATCAAGGGCATTTCCAAAAACAAGCTCAAGGATATCATCGAATCATGGGGGCGTCAGCGGGAGATCAAGAACCTGCTGGTCTTCCTTCAGTCCCATCAGGTGCCGACGACCTTTGCGGGCAAGATTTTTCATCTTTATGGCGCGCAGGCCGAGACAAAGCTACGGGAAAATCCCTACGATCTTGCCTACGAGATTCGGGGCGTGGGCTTCAAGACCGCCGACCACATGGCCATGAAACTCGGCTTTGCGCCGGACTGCGCGCAGAGGCTGGAAGCGGCCATCGCCTACACCATGCTGACTTCCTGCGAGCGCAACGGACATCTGTTCATCCCCAAGCCCAAGTTGCTCGAAGACGTGGCCCGGATGCTCGACACCACGGATTTCGACAAACTGGAGCTGGCCCTGTTCGGGCTGGAGGAGAAGAAACGCATCCGCATCGAGAATTTGTCCGAGCAGGGCATATCCGAGGCGGTCTACCTCATGTATTTCTTCCATTTCGAGAACGAGACCACCCAGCGGTTGTACCAGCTTATCAGCCATCCCACGCCCATTTCGCGCAAGAAGATCGACAAGACCCTGCCCAAGGTTGAGGACAAGCTCGGTTTCAATCTCTCCGATGAACAGCGCGAGGCGGTTTTCGAGGCTTGTTCCAACAAGGTTTTCATTATTACAGGCGGCCCCGGTACCGGTAAGACGACCATCACCAAGGCGATCCTGCTGACCCTCAAGGAGTTGGGGCTCAAGATCAAGCAGGCCGCGCCCACCGGCCGGGCAGCCAAGCGCATGGCCGAGGCCACCGGTCATTCGGCCAAGACCGTGCACAGAATGCTTCAGTTCCAGCCAGAAGGCGGTTTCCATTACTGCGAGGATCAGAAGCTCAAGGCGGACGTCCTGGTGGTGGACGAGGCCTCCATGGTCGACGCCCAGCTCTTCGTTTCCATTCTGCGGGCGCTGCCGCATACCTGTCGTCTGATCCTGGTCGGTGACGTCAACCAGTTGCCCAGCGTGGGGCCGGGCAACGTGCTGGGCGACCTGATCGATTCAAAGAGAGTGCCGTGCGCCGTGCTGACGCACATCTTCCGGCAGGCGCAGGAAAGCTTCATCGTGGTCAACGCCCACCGTATCAACGAAGGTAAATTTCCGCGTCAGCATCCTTGCCAGCCGCCCGAGGCGGATTTCTACTGGATTCCCCAGGAAGACCCGGCCAAGGTTCAGAGGCTCATCCTGGACTCCGTATGCGAGCGTATTCCGGAGAGGTACGGGCTCGACCCTCTTCGCGACATCCAGGTGCTTACCCCGATGCATAAGGGCGACGTGGGAACTCAGGCCCTGAACACGGCTTTGCAGGCGCGGCTGAACCCCAAGGGGCCGGGGGTGCGGGAGCTTAAGCGCAAGTTCGCCACGTTCCGGGAAGGCGACCGGGTCATTCAGCTCAAGAACAACTATGACAAGGAAGTGTTCAACGGCGACCTGGGCTGGATCGTGGAGGTCGACACCGACAGTCATGAACTGATGGCAGAATTCGACGGCAATCAGGTACACTTCGAGACCTCGGATCTGGACGAACTTGGGTTGGCCTATGCGGTCAGCGTTCATAAGTCTCAGGGGAGCGAATACCCGGCCGTGGTCATGCCCATCGTCACCCAGCACTTTCTGCTGCTGCAGCGCAACCTGCTGTATACCGGCCTGACCCGGGCTCGCGAACTGGCCGTGCTCATCGGTTCCGACCGAGCGTTCAGGATCGGCTTGAATAATGCCACCTCGGGCAACCGGAACACCCACCTGGCCTACCGGCTGCGTTCCATCTTCGACGAAAACCGTCTCTATTAG
- the ettA gene encoding energy-dependent translational throttle protein EttA gives MSNEAEKIIYSMYKVTKRHGQREVLKNVSLSYFYGAKIGVLGLNGSGKSSLLKILAGVDEQFEGEIHVKDGYTIGYLEQEPLVDETRTVREVVEEGVSEVMDIVREYNAINEKFAEPMEPEEMDALIEKQGKVQELMDGKGAWDIDSKLEMAMDSLRCPPADTPVSVISGGERRRVALCRLLLQSPDILLLDEPTNHLDADSVGWLERFLSSFPGTVIAVTHDRYFLDNVAGWILELDRGRGIPWKGNYSSWLEQKQNRLAQEGKQEADRQKTLERELEWIRMSPKGRRAKSKARINAYESMLSHEAERLADDLQIYIPPGPHLGKQVVVAENVTKSMGDKLLMEDVSFILPPNAIVGIIGPNGAGKSTLCKMIVGQEQPDSGTVTLGSTVQLAYADQNRDSLIPGKTVYEIISGGAEFIKLGDREINARAYCSRFNFAGSDQQKKVDVLSGGERNRVHMAQMLKSGANVLLLDEPTNDLDVNTMRALEDGLENFAGCVLVISHDRWFLDRIATHIIAFEGDAKVVMVEGNYSDYDADRKKRLGAEADQPHRLKFRKLTR, from the coding sequence ATGAGCAACGAAGCGGAAAAGATCATCTACTCCATGTACAAGGTGACCAAGCGTCACGGACAGCGGGAGGTACTTAAAAACGTCTCCCTGTCCTACTTCTACGGCGCCAAGATCGGCGTTCTCGGCCTGAACGGTTCGGGTAAGTCGTCGTTGCTCAAGATTCTGGCTGGAGTGGACGAGCAGTTCGAAGGCGAAATCCACGTCAAGGACGGCTACACCATCGGCTATCTTGAACAGGAACCCTTAGTCGACGAGACGCGTACCGTGCGCGAGGTGGTCGAGGAGGGCGTGTCCGAGGTCATGGACATCGTCCGCGAGTACAACGCCATCAACGAGAAGTTCGCCGAGCCCATGGAGCCCGAGGAGATGGACGCCCTGATCGAAAAGCAGGGCAAGGTCCAGGAACTCATGGACGGCAAAGGCGCCTGGGATATCGACTCCAAGCTCGAGATGGCCATGGATTCCCTGCGCTGCCCCCCGGCCGACACCCCCGTGTCGGTCATATCCGGTGGTGAGCGCCGTCGGGTCGCGCTGTGCCGTCTGCTGCTCCAGTCTCCGGACATTCTGCTCCTTGACGAGCCCACCAACCATCTGGACGCTGATTCCGTCGGCTGGCTTGAACGGTTCCTGTCTTCCTTCCCCGGCACCGTTATCGCCGTGACCCACGACCGTTATTTCCTGGACAACGTGGCGGGCTGGATTCTGGAACTCGATCGTGGCCGGGGCATCCCCTGGAAGGGCAATTACTCCTCCTGGCTCGAACAGAAGCAGAATCGTCTGGCTCAGGAAGGAAAGCAGGAAGCCGACCGCCAGAAGACCCTGGAACGCGAACTCGAATGGATTCGCATGTCGCCCAAGGGTCGACGCGCCAAGTCCAAGGCACGCATCAACGCCTACGAATCCATGCTTTCTCATGAGGCGGAGCGTTTGGCCGATGACTTGCAGATCTACATTCCGCCGGGACCGCATCTCGGCAAGCAGGTTGTCGTGGCTGAAAACGTGACCAAATCCATGGGCGACAAACTGCTCATGGAGGACGTCAGTTTCATCCTGCCGCCCAACGCCATCGTCGGTATCATCGGCCCGAACGGCGCGGGTAAATCGACCCTGTGCAAGATGATCGTCGGCCAGGAACAGCCTGATTCCGGCACCGTGACCCTTGGCTCCACCGTTCAGCTGGCCTATGCCGACCAGAATCGCGATTCTCTGATTCCCGGTAAAACCGTCTATGAGATCATCAGCGGCGGGGCGGAGTTCATCAAGCTTGGCGACCGTGAAATCAATGCCCGGGCCTACTGCTCGCGCTTCAACTTCGCCGGGTCCGACCAGCAGAAGAAGGTCGACGTTCTTTCCGGCGGTGAGCGTAACCGCGTACACATGGCCCAGATGCTCAAATCCGGTGCCAACGTGCTCCTGCTCGACGAACCGACCAACGACCTGGACGTCAATACCATGCGCGCTCTGGAAGACGGTCTGGAAAACTTCGCGGGTTGCGTTCTGGTCATCAGCCATGACCGCTGGTTCCTCGACCGTATCGCCACCCATATCATAGCCTTTGAGGGCGATGCCAAGGTTGTCATGGTCGAAGGCAACTACTCCGACTACGACGCTGATCGCAAAAAGCGACTTGGTGCGGAAGCAGACCAGCCTCACCGGCTGAAGTTCCGCAAACTGACACGATAG
- the recR gene encoding recombination mediator RecR, whose amino-acid sequence MQNLPGPLKEVVDQLSSLPGIGPKSALRIALTLLKMPRERASGVGQSIIELRERLCLCENCACLAESSPCAICADTSRDTGQICLVPEWDALLAMEEMGIYRGKYLVLGGLLSPLDGVDPGQLEIDRLRRRLATGDFEELILALGATLDAEATASYVKNLVEAEFREISVSRLAQGIPIGAEVKFMDKETLKQSLVHRQKL is encoded by the coding sequence TTGCAGAATCTTCCCGGACCGCTCAAGGAAGTGGTCGATCAACTGTCGAGCCTGCCCGGCATCGGCCCCAAATCCGCTTTGCGCATCGCCCTGACCCTGCTGAAAATGCCCCGCGAGCGCGCCTCAGGAGTGGGGCAATCCATCATAGAGCTGCGAGAACGGCTCTGCCTGTGCGAGAATTGCGCCTGCCTGGCCGAGTCCAGCCCGTGCGCCATATGCGCCGATACATCCCGCGACACGGGGCAGATCTGCCTTGTGCCCGAGTGGGATGCGCTGTTGGCCATGGAAGAGATGGGGATCTATCGGGGCAAGTACCTGGTTCTGGGCGGTCTGCTTTCACCGTTGGACGGCGTGGACCCTGGTCAGCTCGAGATTGACCGGTTGCGCCGCAGGTTGGCCACAGGAGATTTCGAGGAGCTGATTCTCGCGCTTGGGGCCACCCTGGACGCCGAGGCCACGGCCTCCTATGTCAAGAATCTGGTGGAGGCCGAGTTCCGCGAAATTTCGGTATCGCGTCTGGCTCAGGGCATTCCCATCGGGGCCGAAGTCAAGTTCATGGACAAGGAGACCCTCAAGCAGTCCCTGGTTCATCGGCAGAAGCTGTAA
- a CDS encoding branched-chain amino acid transaminase, with protein sequence MVQKSETIWFDGKQVPWDEANVHVLTHALHYATAVFEGIRAYECADGSSEVFRLRDHMVRFVDSAKILGIKMPYNADEMTEAAIETLKRNKLAGAYVRPLAFVGEGAMGVYPGDNPTRVIIACWPWGAYLGEEALEKGINVRCSSFSRHHINVMMVKAKASGNYVNSVLAKNEAIADGYDEAILLDTTGHVSEGTGENIFLVRDDIIYTPHLDGVLGGLTRDSIISLANDLGYEVREEPIARDMLYVADEVFFTGTAAELTPISSVDRRTIGTGTAGPVAKLLQTEFFKIVKGENPDYEHWLHRYQV encoded by the coding sequence ATGGTTCAGAAATCAGAAACCATCTGGTTCGACGGCAAACAGGTTCCCTGGGATGAGGCCAACGTCCACGTCCTGACCCACGCCCTGCACTACGCCACGGCTGTTTTCGAGGGTATCCGCGCCTACGAATGTGCGGACGGCTCCTCCGAGGTCTTCCGTCTGCGCGATCACATGGTCCGCTTCGTCGATTCGGCCAAGATTCTCGGCATCAAGATGCCGTACAACGCTGACGAGATGACCGAGGCCGCCATCGAGACCCTCAAGCGCAACAAGCTGGCCGGTGCCTATGTCCGTCCCCTGGCTTTTGTCGGCGAGGGCGCCATGGGCGTGTACCCGGGCGACAACCCGACCCGCGTGATCATCGCCTGCTGGCCCTGGGGCGCGTACCTGGGCGAAGAGGCTCTGGAAAAGGGCATCAACGTCCGTTGCAGCAGCTTCAGCCGCCATCACATCAACGTGATGATGGTCAAGGCCAAGGCCTCCGGCAACTACGTCAACTCCGTGCTGGCCAAGAACGAAGCCATCGCCGACGGCTATGACGAGGCCATCCTGCTCGACACCACGGGCCATGTGTCCGAGGGTACCGGCGAGAATATCTTCCTGGTCCGCGACGACATTATCTACACCCCGCACCTGGACGGCGTGCTGGGCGGCCTGACCCGCGACTCCATCATCAGCCTGGCCAACGATCTGGGCTACGAAGTCCGCGAGGAGCCCATCGCCCGAGACATGCTCTACGTGGCCGACGAGGTCTTCTTCACCGGCACCGCGGCCGAACTGACCCCGATCAGCTCCGTTGACCGCCGGACCATCGGCACCGGCACCGCCGGTCCTGTTGCCAAGCTGCTTCAGACCGAGTTCTTCAAGATCGTTAAGGGCGAGAACCCGGACTACGAGCACTGGCTGCACCGCTACCAGGTTTAA
- a CDS encoding 2-oxoacid:ferredoxin oxidoreductase subunit beta, with the protein MVSIEEYGDYETAWCPGCGNFSILKSLKQALAEQDLAPHEIIISSGIGQAAKLPHYIKCNMFNGLHGRSLPVAQGIKMANPEMPVIVTSGDGCSYGEGGNHFLAAVRRNMDLTVLVHDNQIYGLTKGQASPTSARGHVTKAQPEGNRSDGFNPVATTVAMRASFVARAFSGEPEHLVEIIKEAMAHKGFSLVDILQPCVSFNKVNTFAWYKERAYILEDHDPTDWAAAMTLSEEFGDRIPLGVIYREDKPVFGHGDRLAEHGYDKNDLKAVLQSYT; encoded by the coding sequence ATGGTATCCATCGAAGAATACGGCGATTACGAGACCGCTTGGTGTCCGGGTTGCGGCAATTTCTCCATACTCAAAAGCCTCAAGCAGGCTCTGGCGGAGCAGGATCTTGCACCCCACGAGATCATCATCTCTTCGGGTATCGGTCAGGCGGCCAAACTGCCGCATTATATCAAATGCAACATGTTCAACGGGCTGCATGGCCGTTCCCTGCCCGTGGCACAGGGTATCAAGATGGCCAACCCGGAGATGCCGGTCATCGTCACCTCCGGCGACGGGTGCAGTTACGGCGAGGGCGGCAACCACTTCCTGGCGGCCGTCAGGCGCAACATGGACCTGACAGTGCTCGTTCACGACAACCAGATTTACGGCCTGACCAAGGGCCAGGCCAGCCCGACTTCCGCGCGCGGCCATGTGACCAAGGCCCAACCCGAGGGCAACAGATCCGACGGGTTCAACCCTGTTGCCACCACTGTGGCCATGCGCGCCAGCTTCGTGGCCCGGGCCTTTTCCGGCGAGCCCGAGCATCTGGTCGAGATCATCAAGGAGGCCATGGCCCATAAAGGCTTCTCCCTTGTGGACATCCTCCAGCCCTGTGTCTCCTTCAACAAGGTCAACACCTTTGCCTGGTACAAGGAGCGCGCCTATATCCTCGAGGACCACGATCCAACGGACTGGGCGGCGGCCATGACTTTGAGTGAGGAGTTCGGCGACCGCATCCCCCTTGGCGTCATCTACCGCGAGGACAAGCCTGTTTTCGGGCATGGCGACAGGCTGGCTGAACATGGCTACGACAAAAACGACTTGAAAGCGGTCTTGCAGTCGTATACCTAA
- a CDS encoding 2-oxoacid:acceptor oxidoreductase subunit alpha codes for MPEKSINIVISGAAGQGLVTIGQLLSKAITRAGHHLLVTQRYMSRVRGGHNAYAIRMGEEDLLGGTESIDILAALNAESLEKHLKDVGKGGLVVAGTELETKGLNALRIPYKDLSPKPLFHNTAMLGVLGRAVNIDLKILEELLRQTFGKKGDEVVEANLEVLRKAYDWVSDQDHDFFCDIKSGDAKGRMMINGNEAIGLGALAAGCNFVSYYPMTPSTGVAMTLIAKGAPLGLQYEQVEDEIAAMNMALGASYAGARALVTTSGGGFALMEEAVSLAGVSETPLVCVVVQRPGPATGLPTRTEQGDLNLVLYAGHGDIPRAIFAPATPEDCFYLTHRAFDLAETYQTPIFVLSEQYLADSFRDVEPFDLDELPEVAKPLLEWNEGEYKRYAVTDDGISPRLIPGFSKALVRADSHEHEENSKITEDKAVRVAQNSKRLRKESGLFEEVIGPDYYGADNPDALMVCWGPNLGACLEAMDRYDGDSSLAVLHFKQVYPLREEQFMDFLEGAGRVIAVEGNATAQFAQLIARETGFMVPDRILRYDGRAMTWEYVLKGLSDIL; via the coding sequence ATGCCTGAGAAAAGCATTAATATCGTGATAAGTGGAGCGGCCGGTCAGGGGCTGGTCACCATCGGCCAACTGCTTTCCAAGGCCATAACAAGAGCCGGACACCATCTCTTGGTGACCCAGCGCTACATGTCCAGGGTACGCGGCGGCCATAACGCCTATGCCATTCGCATGGGCGAGGAGGACCTGCTCGGCGGGACCGAATCCATAGACATCCTGGCCGCTCTCAACGCGGAGTCTCTTGAAAAACACCTGAAAGACGTGGGCAAGGGCGGACTGGTCGTGGCCGGCACCGAACTCGAGACCAAAGGGCTCAACGCGCTGCGCATCCCCTACAAGGACCTTTCCCCAAAACCGCTTTTTCACAACACGGCAATGCTCGGTGTGCTCGGGCGGGCCGTGAACATCGACCTCAAGATCCTCGAAGAGCTACTCAGGCAGACCTTCGGCAAAAAGGGCGACGAGGTGGTCGAGGCAAACCTTGAGGTCCTCCGCAAGGCCTACGATTGGGTTTCCGACCAGGATCATGATTTCTTCTGCGACATCAAGTCAGGTGACGCCAAGGGCCGGATGATGATCAACGGCAACGAGGCCATAGGTCTGGGCGCCCTGGCCGCCGGTTGCAACTTCGTTTCCTACTATCCCATGACCCCGTCCACCGGGGTGGCCATGACCCTCATCGCCAAAGGCGCTCCCCTGGGCCTCCAGTACGAGCAGGTGGAGGACGAGATCGCGGCCATGAACATGGCGCTGGGCGCGTCCTATGCTGGAGCAAGGGCTCTGGTCACCACTTCCGGCGGCGGCTTCGCCCTTATGGAGGAGGCAGTCAGTCTTGCCGGGGTGTCCGAAACGCCCCTCGTCTGTGTGGTTGTCCAGCGTCCCGGACCGGCAACGGGGCTGCCCACCCGCACGGAGCAGGGGGACCTCAACCTGGTGCTTTACGCCGGGCATGGAGATATCCCGAGAGCCATCTTCGCTCCGGCCACGCCCGAGGATTGCTTTTACCTGACCCACCGCGCCTTTGATCTGGCGGAAACCTATCAGACTCCGATCTTCGTTCTGTCCGAGCAGTATCTTGCCGACAGTTTCCGAGATGTCGAACCCTTTGATCTGGACGAACTTCCCGAGGTCGCCAAGCCGCTTCTGGAGTGGAACGAGGGCGAATACAAGCGGTATGCCGTTACTGATGATGGCATCTCCCCGCGCCTCATTCCCGGCTTTTCCAAGGCACTGGTCCGGGCCGACTCCCACGAGCACGAGGAAAATTCCAAGATCACCGAGGACAAGGCCGTTCGGGTGGCCCAGAATTCCAAGCGGCTGCGTAAAGAGTCCGGCTTGTTTGAAGAAGTCATTGGTCCCGACTACTACGGCGCGGACAATCCGGACGCGCTTATGGTCTGCTGGGGGCCCAACCTTGGGGCATGTCTGGAGGCCATGGACCGCTATGACGGCGACAGCTCTCTGGCCGTGCTGCATTTCAAGCAGGTCTACCCGTTGCGCGAAGAGCAGTTCATGGACTTTCTCGAAGGCGCTGGCCGGGTAATCGCCGTGGAAGGCAACGCCACGGCCCAGTTCGCACAGCTGATTGCCCGCGAGACCGGCTTCATGGTGCCTGACCGCATCCTGCGATACGACGGCCGAGCCATGACCTGGGAATACGTCCTCAAGGGACTTTCCGACATCCTCTAG
- a CDS encoding YbaB/EbfC family nucleoid-associated protein: MKGMNEMLRQAQIMQRKMTEAQDALKTKEVEASSGGGMVTVKVTGAQEVTEVRIEPSVMEAGDVEMLQDLVMTAANEAIKKSKDMMEEAMKGVTGGLSIPGMF, translated from the coding sequence ATGAAAGGCATGAACGAAATGCTCCGTCAGGCCCAGATCATGCAGCGCAAGATGACCGAGGCTCAGGATGCGCTCAAGACCAAGGAAGTCGAGGCTTCCAGCGGCGGCGGCATGGTCACCGTCAAGGTCACCGGCGCCCAGGAGGTGACCGAAGTGCGCATCGAGCCGTCCGTCATGGAAGCAGGCGACGTGGAAATGCTCCAGGATCTGGTCATGACTGCGGCCAACGAGGCCATCAAGAAGTCCAAGGACATGATGGAAGAGGCCATGAAAGGCGTGACCGGCGGCCTGTCCATTCCCGGCATGTTCTAA
- the dnaX gene encoding DNA polymerase III subunit gamma/tau, translating to MSTSNLTAKYRPQTFEEVAGQQAVKSILSRAAAQDKIAPAYLFSGTRGVGKTTIARIFAKALNCVNAPTGEPCNVCDHCRQITAGVAPDVIEIDGASNRGIDDARRLKEDIGYAPIDGRYKVFIIDEAHMLTKEAFNALLKTLEEPPPRATFIMATTEHHKFPATIVSRCQHYTFKMLPQAELVAHLEKIMNLEGLQYEPGALQIIAKRGAGSVRDSMSLLGQALAMGEDVLKEADVRGFLGLAGQDVFFGLMESMHARDLVAVGHVLRQVLDQGLDLGFFLRELTNCWRNMFLLRQAGEEALPLLGLSGEEASNWMDWANKFEAAHIHACWQMTLDGQRKVMTSLEPALALELLLLNLTSLPDLINLESMTPRSGGAPKPPMGGGGRPGPAQGGMAQGGPGMQGGQGGMPPGGRQFSSPQPAPRQSMPPQPVQPQTAPPTRSGQPPHYEAREPGGSGFAPPRAQSAPSARPEPEPEPAGPSDATPLSEPQKQRVTAASIPGPRDWDGFLKFVEARNGEAGVKVSMLHLTKGERQKDALKIVCRTRTMCAQLKEKSTLEALDGLTREFFGPTVEVRVETGDIAEPKSDRQLMEEAENHPGVIRVMEAFNAQMLSVSHRKQ from the coding sequence ATGAGCACATCGAACCTCACGGCAAAGTATCGTCCCCAGACTTTCGAGGAAGTGGCGGGGCAGCAGGCGGTCAAATCCATCCTGTCCCGGGCTGCGGCCCAGGACAAGATCGCGCCCGCCTATCTCTTTTCCGGTACCCGGGGGGTGGGCAAGACGACCATCGCCCGTATCTTCGCCAAAGCGCTGAACTGCGTGAACGCGCCCACGGGCGAACCGTGCAACGTGTGCGATCACTGCCGCCAGATCACGGCGGGAGTGGCCCCGGACGTCATCGAAATCGACGGCGCGTCCAACCGTGGTATCGACGATGCCCGCCGCCTCAAGGAAGACATCGGTTACGCACCTATCGACGGGCGTTACAAGGTGTTCATCATCGATGAGGCGCACATGCTCACCAAGGAGGCCTTCAACGCGTTGCTCAAGACGCTGGAGGAGCCGCCGCCGCGTGCGACCTTCATCATGGCCACCACCGAGCATCACAAGTTCCCGGCCACCATTGTCAGCCGCTGCCAGCATTATACTTTCAAGATGCTGCCTCAGGCCGAACTGGTTGCCCATCTGGAAAAGATCATGAATCTCGAAGGGCTTCAGTACGAGCCCGGTGCCTTGCAGATCATCGCCAAGCGTGGCGCGGGTTCGGTCCGCGACTCCATGTCGCTCCTCGGCCAGGCTCTGGCCATGGGGGAGGACGTGTTGAAGGAGGCCGACGTGCGCGGCTTTCTCGGCCTGGCAGGGCAGGATGTTTTCTTCGGACTCATGGAGTCCATGCATGCCCGCGACCTGGTGGCCGTGGGGCATGTCCTGCGGCAGGTGCTGGACCAGGGCCTCGACCTTGGCTTCTTCCTGCGCGAGCTGACCAACTGTTGGCGCAACATGTTTCTGCTCCGGCAGGCGGGCGAGGAGGCGTTGCCTCTGCTCGGTCTGTCCGGCGAGGAGGCGTCCAACTGGATGGACTGGGCTAACAAGTTCGAGGCCGCGCATATCCACGCCTGCTGGCAGATGACGCTGGACGGACAGCGCAAGGTCATGACCAGTCTGGAACCGGCCTTGGCTCTGGAGTTGCTGCTTCTGAACCTGACCAGCCTGCCGGACCTGATAAATCTGGAATCCATGACCCCGCGTTCCGGTGGCGCGCCAAAGCCCCCGATGGGGGGCGGCGGAAGGCCCGGACCGGCGCAGGGCGGTATGGCTCAGGGTGGTCCCGGCATGCAAGGCGGGCAGGGCGGTATGCCCCCCGGCGGCAGGCAGTTCTCCTCGCCGCAGCCCGCACCCCGGCAGTCGATGCCTCCTCAGCCTGTTCAGCCTCAGACCGCGCCCCCGACGCGTTCCGGCCAGCCGCCGCACTATGAGGCGCGTGAGCCCGGCGGTTCAGGTTTTGCGCCGCCCCGGGCGCAGTCCGCGCCCTCGGCCCGGCCCGAGCCGGAACCCGAGCCTGCCGGTCCGTCCGATGCCACGCCGCTGTCCGAGCCCCAGAAGCAACGTGTAACGGCCGCATCCATTCCCGGGCCGCGGGATTGGGACGGATTTCTCAAGTTTGTCGAGGCGCGTAACGGCGAGGCAGGGGTCAAGGTGTCCATGCTCCACCTGACCAAGGGGGAACGGCAGAAAGACGCATTGAAGATCGTCTGTCGGACACGGACCATGTGTGCGCAGCTCAAGGAGAAATCCACGCTGGAGGCCCTGGACGGTCTGACCCGGGAATTTTTCGGTCCAACGGTTGAGGTTCGCGTGGAAACAGGCGATATTGCCGAGCCCAAATCGGACAGACAACTTATGGAAGAGGCGGAAAACCATCCGGGCGTGATCAGGGTCATGGAGGCCTTCAATGCTCAGATGCTTTCGGTAAGTCATAGAAAACAATAA
- a CDS encoding ferritin gives MLSEKLEDALNAQLNWEIYSAHIYLSMASHFSNEGLAGFSAWMYAQYQEEMFHAMRFFNYINDAGGHAKLGNIEAPQYTWDTPLAAFEDALEHEKGVTARINDIANLAVEEKNHAVGIFLQWFISEQVEEEDTVSDVVGKLKLVGDGGGLFMLDRDLGTRVFTPPTNA, from the coding sequence ATGCTCAGCGAGAAATTGGAAGACGCGCTCAACGCGCAGTTGAACTGGGAAATCTATTCCGCACATATTTATCTTTCCATGGCCTCTCATTTTTCCAACGAAGGGTTGGCCGGGTTTTCCGCGTGGATGTACGCCCAGTACCAGGAAGAGATGTTCCACGCCATGCGCTTCTTCAACTACATCAACGATGCAGGCGGCCATGCCAAGCTCGGTAACATCGAAGCACCGCAGTATACCTGGGACACCCCGTTGGCCGCTTTCGAGGACGCTCTGGAACATGAGAAGGGCGTGACCGCTCGCATCAACGACATCGCCAATCTGGCCGTGGAGGAAAAGAACCATGCCGTGGGTATCTTCCTGCAGTGGTTCATCTCCGAGCAGGTCGAGGAAGAGGACACCGTCAGCGACGTTGTCGGCAAGCTCAAGCTCGTGGGCGACGGCGGCGGGCTGTTCATGCTCGACCGCGATCTCGGCACCAGGGTGTTCACCCCGCCGACCAACGCATAA